From Rutidosis leptorrhynchoides isolate AG116_Rl617_1_P2 chromosome 3, CSIRO_AGI_Rlap_v1, whole genome shotgun sequence, a single genomic window includes:
- the LOC139902579 gene encoding uncharacterized protein, translating into MLVYSKLPPSLWAEAVNTACFTQNWSIINRRFDKTPYELIFNRRPNVKYFRIFGCVCYVLNDEDNLGKFDVCGDEAIFIGYSQDRVAYRVYNRRTRIIKESTNVKFDKMSGMVLGHNGSRPGLNPSTPDSPFCHVPLATSDDLDVLFEPIIPPITPNPIKTANPVPPESITVGSSTLAAIGESHSNESNSSEFLLLDDLVTGVSSSNNTPVTNTNTPVIEPITLVTSEVSPSSEANTRILDTTTPQILPVDQNEDIPVPMWEENATLPTVNTDPTGSSSSSYVDTTLDDVSNSPLPHTTKWTIDHPIHQIIGDPDAPVRTRNASNNECLFAAFLSQDEPKNANEALQDPDWGIAMQEEIHQFDRLNVWELVLHPYGKTIIDTKWIFKNKKDPQGIIIRNKAGLVPKGYR; encoded by the coding sequence ATGCTTGTTTATTCCAAGCTACCTCCGTCcctctgggctgaagctgtcaacACTGCGTGCTTTACTCAAAATTGGTCCATTATTAACCGTCGGTTCGACAAAACTCCTTATGAACTTATCTTCAATCGTCGACCCAATGTGAAGTACTTTCGTATATTTGGATGTGTGTGTTATGTTCTAAATGACGAGGACAACCTCGGGAAGTTTGATGTTTGCGGTGATGAAGCCATATTTATTGGTTACTCACAGGATCGTGTTGCATATCGTGTTTATAATCGTCGCACTCGCATTATTAAAGAAAGCACCAACGTCAAGTTTGACAAAATGTCTGGAATGGTTCTTGGACATAATGGTTCTCGCCCTGGTCTCAATCCCTCTACTCCTGATTCCCCTTTTTGTCATGTTCCACTGGCCACCTCAGATGATCTGGATGTGTTGTTTGAACCCATCATCCCGCCAATAACTCCAAATCCCATTAAAACTGCTAATCCTGTCCCCCCTGAATCGATTACTGTTGGTTCATCCACTCTTGCTGCCATAGGTGAATCCCATTCCAATGAAAGTAACTCTTCTGAATTCCTTCTTCTGGATGACCTTGTTACTGGAGTGTCCTCTTCAAACAACACACCTGTTACCAACACTAATACTCCAGTTATTGAACCCATTACCCTCGTAACCAGTGAAGTCTCTCCCTCATCTGAAGCAAATACAAGGATTCTCGATACTACAACTCCTCAAATTCTTCCAGTTGATCAAAATGAGGATATCCCTGTCCCAATGTGGGAAGAAAATGCCACTCTCCCTACTGTCAATACTGATCCTACTGGCTCCTCATCCTCGTCGTATGTTGATACTACACTGGATGATGTATCCAACTCTCCTCTTCCACACACCACGAAATGGACCATAGATCATCCTATTCATCAAATAATAGGCGATCCCGATGCTCCAGTTCGCACTCGTAATGCTTCCAATAATGAATGTCTTTTCGCTGCCTTCTTGAGTCAAGACGAACCCAAAAACGCTAATGAGGCCCTTCAAGATCCTGACTGGGGTATTgccatgcaagaagaaattcatcaatttgatcgTCTTAATGTATGGGAACTTGTTCTACATCCATATGGCAAAACCATCATCGATaccaaatggatcttcaaaaataaGAAGGATCCTCAAGGCATCATCATTCGTAACAAAGCAGGTCTGGTACCTAA